From a single Couchioplanes caeruleus genomic region:
- a CDS encoding SDR family oxidoreductase — MTQNIVITGASAGVGRAVAVAYARRGDRVALLARGRAGLEGASLEARAAGAADVRTYQVDVSDADAVQEAADDVAAAWGGIDVWINDAMTSVFAPVWEISPAEFRRVTEVNYLGTVHGTLAALRHMRPAGHGRIVQIGSALAYRGIPLQAPYCASKHAIQGFNDSVRAELLHDGNKVQLSMVQMPAINTPQFSWVRTRLPNHPQPVPPIYQPEVVATAVLWAADKGKREVNVGGPTLKTRLGNIVAPGFLDRYLANDKRGYQGQQTGEKIDLSTWQDNVDKPVDEDRDFGAHGVFDDESRTSSFALWLTMHKPLVTGVLSAGLGVAAAGFLRRR; from the coding sequence GTGACTCAGAACATCGTCATCACCGGAGCCAGCGCGGGGGTCGGCCGCGCCGTCGCCGTCGCGTACGCCCGCCGCGGGGACCGGGTGGCCCTGCTCGCCCGGGGCCGCGCCGGACTGGAGGGCGCCTCGCTGGAGGCCCGCGCCGCCGGGGCCGCGGACGTGCGCACCTATCAGGTCGACGTGTCCGACGCCGACGCCGTGCAGGAGGCCGCCGACGACGTCGCCGCGGCCTGGGGCGGCATCGACGTCTGGATCAACGACGCGATGACCTCGGTCTTCGCGCCGGTCTGGGAGATCAGCCCGGCCGAGTTCCGCCGCGTCACCGAGGTCAACTACCTCGGTACGGTGCACGGCACGCTGGCCGCCCTGCGCCACATGCGCCCCGCCGGGCACGGCCGGATCGTGCAGATCGGCTCGGCGCTCGCGTACCGGGGCATCCCGCTGCAGGCGCCGTACTGCGCGTCGAAGCACGCCATCCAGGGCTTCAACGACTCCGTCCGCGCCGAGCTGCTGCACGACGGCAACAAGGTCCAGCTGTCGATGGTCCAGATGCCGGCCATCAACACCCCGCAGTTCTCCTGGGTACGCACCCGCCTGCCGAACCACCCGCAGCCGGTCCCGCCGATCTACCAGCCCGAGGTGGTCGCCACGGCCGTGCTGTGGGCGGCGGACAAGGGCAAGCGCGAGGTCAACGTGGGCGGGCCCACCCTGAAGACCCGCCTCGGCAACATCGTCGCGCCCGGGTTCCTGGACCGGTACCTGGCCAACGACAAGCGCGGCTACCAGGGCCAGCAGACCGGCGAGAAGATCGACCTGTCGACCTGGCAGGACAACGTCGACAAGCCGGTCGACGAGGACCGCGACTTCGGCGCCCACGGGGTGTTCGACGACGAGAGCCGGACGAGCTCGTTCGCGCTCTGGCTGACCATGCACAAGCCGCTGGTCACCGGCGTGCTGTCCGCGGGCCTCGGGGTGGCCGCCGCGGGCTTCCTGCGCCGCCGCTGA
- a CDS encoding SRPBCC family protein: MKRIVPAPPDRVFAVLADGWTYSDWVVGTVHIRDVDPEWPQPGAKLHHKAGPWPLSLKESSTVVSCVPDRELTIIAGLWPLGEATVKIELEPVDGGRTRVSMFETFRAGPLQWIHTKLNDIVLHRRNIESLRRLSDIATREKSRS; the protein is encoded by the coding sequence GTGAAGCGTATCGTTCCGGCCCCGCCCGATCGCGTGTTCGCGGTTCTCGCGGACGGCTGGACCTACAGCGACTGGGTCGTGGGCACCGTACACATCCGCGACGTCGACCCCGAATGGCCGCAGCCCGGTGCGAAACTGCACCACAAGGCCGGTCCGTGGCCGCTGTCGCTCAAGGAGAGCTCCACGGTCGTGTCCTGCGTGCCCGACCGCGAACTGACCATCATCGCGGGGCTGTGGCCGCTGGGCGAGGCGACGGTCAAGATCGAGCTGGAGCCGGTGGACGGTGGCCGGACCCGGGTGAGCATGTTCGAGACGTTCCGGGCCGGCCCGCTGCAGTGGATCCACACCAAGCTCAACGACATCGTGCTGCACCGGCGCAACATCGAGTCGCTGCGACGTTTGTCCGACATCGCCACGCGGGAAAAGAGCCGTTCGTGA
- a CDS encoding glycosyltransferase — protein MRIAMISEHASPLPTGDSAAGAQQRHVAELSAALASLGHDVRVYTRRDNPDLPAIVALGDGVRVVHVPAGPARSLPVETLLPHMGDFAQWLRTEWRDTDWLPDVAHAHFWTSGLAAVTAARQVGIPVVQSFHELGQGETAGGASRTGYERALGRAVDKVVAQTQDEALGLVRLGVPRARLTVVPAGVDSDRFTPDGPVVERDPERPRILSVGRLVEHKGFGDLIQAMRYVPGAECVVVGGPTAQQLAADPHAKKLRAMAEQFKVADRVKLVGAVPAEDMPRWYRSADLLVAAPWREQFELAPLEAMACGVPVVGTSIGGLNETVVDGLTGDLVPARDPRALGSALRRLVNDKVRRFAYATAALDRARQAYSWKRVASQLGSVYSAVSGRRSSEAEAVA, from the coding sequence GTGCGCATCGCCATGATCTCCGAGCATGCGAGCCCGTTGCCCACGGGCGACTCGGCCGCCGGCGCCCAGCAGAGGCACGTCGCCGAGCTGTCCGCCGCGCTCGCCTCGCTCGGTCATGACGTCCGTGTCTACACCCGCCGGGACAACCCGGACCTGCCCGCCATCGTGGCGCTCGGGGACGGCGTCCGCGTCGTGCACGTGCCGGCCGGCCCGGCCAGGTCGCTGCCCGTCGAGACGCTCCTGCCGCACATGGGCGACTTCGCCCAGTGGCTGCGGACGGAGTGGCGCGACACCGACTGGCTGCCCGACGTCGCGCACGCCCACTTCTGGACCAGCGGTCTCGCGGCCGTCACCGCCGCGCGGCAGGTCGGGATCCCGGTCGTGCAGTCGTTCCACGAGCTCGGCCAGGGCGAGACGGCCGGCGGCGCGTCGCGGACCGGGTACGAGCGTGCCCTCGGCCGCGCGGTCGACAAGGTCGTGGCGCAGACCCAGGACGAGGCGCTCGGCCTGGTCCGCCTCGGCGTGCCGCGGGCCCGGCTCACCGTGGTCCCGGCCGGCGTCGACAGCGACCGGTTCACCCCGGACGGCCCCGTCGTCGAGCGTGACCCCGAGCGGCCCCGCATCCTGTCGGTGGGGCGTCTCGTCGAGCACAAGGGCTTCGGCGACCTGATCCAGGCCATGCGGTACGTGCCCGGCGCCGAGTGCGTCGTCGTGGGCGGCCCGACGGCCCAGCAGCTGGCCGCCGACCCGCACGCCAAGAAGCTGCGGGCGATGGCCGAGCAGTTCAAGGTCGCCGACCGGGTGAAGCTCGTCGGTGCCGTACCGGCCGAGGACATGCCCCGCTGGTACCGCTCCGCCGACCTGCTCGTGGCGGCGCCGTGGCGCGAGCAGTTCGAGCTCGCGCCGCTCGAGGCGATGGCCTGCGGCGTCCCCGTCGTGGGCACGTCCATCGGCGGCCTGAACGAGACCGTCGTCGACGGCCTGACCGGCGACCTGGTGCCGGCCCGCGACCCGCGCGCGCTCGGCAGCGCGCTGCGCCGGCTGGTCAACGACAAGGTCCGGCGATTCGCGTACGCGACGGCCGCGCTGGACCGGGCCCGTCAGGCGTACTCGTGGAAGCGCGTCGCCTCGCAGCTCGGCTCCGTCTACTCGGCCGTCTCCGGGCGCCGCAGCAGCGAGGCCGAGGCGGTGGCGTAA
- a CDS encoding ABC transporter ATP-binding protein, with amino-acid sequence MPVIDVKHLSKRYGGTVAVADVSFTVEAGEIFGILGPNGAGKTTTVECIAGLRTPDGGTVSVLGREPRDARLRQSVGVQLQESSLPDKLTVREALELWSAFYPRPADWRQLAADLGLTAKLGERYAKLSGGQKQRLSIALALVGSPRIAILDELTTGLDPQARRDTWELIAAVRDRGVTIVLVTHFMEEAERLCDRLAVIDSGAVVALDTPAGLVARVAAEQRIRFRPSVPVADELLTGLDGVREVVRHGPQIEVVGHGNVLQAVTATLAAHEIIANDLRVEQASLDDAFVRLTGRAAEEA; translated from the coding sequence ATGCCAGTCATCGACGTCAAGCACCTCAGCAAACGGTACGGCGGCACGGTCGCGGTCGCGGACGTCTCGTTCACCGTCGAGGCCGGGGAGATCTTCGGCATCCTCGGCCCGAACGGCGCCGGCAAGACCACCACGGTCGAGTGCATCGCCGGGCTGCGTACGCCCGACGGCGGCACGGTCAGCGTGCTCGGCCGCGAGCCCCGCGACGCGCGGCTGCGTCAGTCGGTCGGGGTGCAACTGCAGGAGAGCTCACTTCCCGACAAGCTGACCGTACGGGAGGCCCTCGAGCTCTGGTCCGCCTTCTACCCGCGGCCCGCCGACTGGCGGCAGCTCGCCGCCGACCTCGGCCTCACCGCCAAGCTCGGGGAGCGCTACGCCAAGCTGTCCGGCGGCCAGAAGCAGCGGCTGTCCATCGCGCTGGCGCTCGTCGGCAGCCCCCGGATCGCGATCCTCGACGAGCTCACCACCGGCCTCGACCCGCAGGCGCGCCGCGACACCTGGGAGCTCATCGCCGCGGTCCGCGACCGGGGCGTCACCATCGTGCTGGTCACGCACTTCATGGAGGAGGCGGAGCGGCTCTGCGACCGGCTCGCCGTGATCGACTCCGGCGCGGTCGTCGCGCTGGACACCCCGGCCGGGCTCGTCGCGCGGGTGGCGGCCGAGCAGCGCATCCGCTTCCGGCCGTCCGTACCCGTCGCCGACGAGCTGCTGACCGGCCTGGACGGGGTCCGGGAGGTCGTGCGGCACGGCCCGCAGATCGAGGTGGTGGGCCACGGCAACGTGCTGCAGGCGGTCACCGCCACCCTCGCCGCGCACGAGATCATCGCCAACGACCTGCGCGTCGAGCAGGCCAGCCTGGACGACGCGTTCGTCCGGCTGACCGGCCGCGCCGCCGAGGAGGCCTGA
- a CDS encoding ABC transporter permease yields MPVFVKLTRSELRLYLREPMLVFWGLIFPSVLVVILGCIPAFREPNPDIGGRRVIDLYVGIAVILTVAMLALQVAPAVLATYRERGILRRLATTPAPPAALLGAQLVVSMLTAVVSVGLVLLVGRLGFDVPLPGRPAGFLLAFGLTAGAALAIGLLVAAVAPSGKAANAIGSVLFFPTMFFAGLWTPREAFPEVLRRISDLTPLGAGERAVAEAMSGSWPSWGSLTVLVAYVVVFGFAAARLFRWE; encoded by the coding sequence ATGCCCGTCTTCGTCAAGCTGACCCGCTCCGAGCTGCGGCTCTACCTGCGCGAGCCGATGCTGGTGTTCTGGGGCCTGATCTTCCCGTCGGTGCTGGTGGTGATCCTCGGCTGCATACCGGCGTTCCGCGAGCCGAACCCCGACATCGGCGGCCGGCGGGTCATCGACCTGTACGTGGGCATCGCCGTCATCCTGACCGTCGCGATGCTGGCGCTGCAGGTCGCGCCGGCGGTGCTCGCCACGTACCGGGAACGGGGCATCCTCCGGCGGCTGGCCACGACACCCGCGCCGCCGGCTGCCCTGCTCGGGGCGCAACTGGTGGTGAGCATGCTGACGGCCGTGGTGTCGGTCGGCCTGGTCCTGCTCGTGGGGCGGCTCGGCTTCGACGTGCCGTTGCCCGGCCGCCCGGCCGGCTTCCTGCTGGCGTTCGGGCTCACGGCCGGTGCCGCACTGGCGATCGGGCTGCTCGTCGCCGCGGTGGCGCCGTCGGGCAAGGCCGCCAACGCGATCGGCTCGGTGCTGTTCTTCCCGACGATGTTCTTCGCGGGTCTCTGGACGCCGCGCGAGGCGTTCCCCGAGGTGCTGCGGCGGATCAGCGACCTCACGCCGCTGGGCGCGGGGGAGCGGGCGGTCGCCGAGGCGATGAGCGGGTCGTGGCCGTCGTGGGGATCGCTTACCGTACTGGTGGCGTACGTGGTGGTGTTCGGCTTCGCCGCCGCCAGGCTCTTCCGCTGGGAGTAG
- a CDS encoding sensor histidine kinase, which yields MLVDRNVLRRVSRGWRTRLDQRLRLLPYVALATSTLLVVLGRDEPDLIRQPLPASFAAAVVTAAWLLWFTTLHPQWETRRRTMAVYFVGFLALTATLVWTNPLYGFFAWTGYLNVLYLHGRWRLAGAASVGVWTAVSQVGGFTAFTDRDQWATLAVFIAINITIGTAMTYLSIVTNEHHTRRAEVVAQLEEANDKLAAALAENAGLHAQLLVQAREAGVLDERQRLAGEIHDVLAQGLTGIVTQLEAADQAEQRPVDRRRHLDTAKQLARDSLAEARRSVQALRPRPLDAATLPDALAEVVDGWSARHGVTARIITTGTAHPLLPEIEATLLRTAQEALANVARHAEAGRVALTLSYMEDLVTLDVRDDGAGFDPQAPREEAYEGGYGLRAMRERVQRIAGTLEIESEPGAGTAISACVPAIHLGAAA from the coding sequence ATGCTGGTGGACCGGAACGTCCTGAGGCGGGTCTCGCGCGGCTGGCGTACGCGCCTCGACCAGCGGCTGCGGCTGCTGCCGTACGTGGCGCTCGCGACCTCGACGCTGCTCGTGGTGCTCGGGCGCGACGAGCCCGACCTGATCCGGCAGCCGCTCCCGGCGTCGTTCGCGGCCGCCGTGGTGACCGCCGCCTGGCTGCTGTGGTTCACCACGCTGCATCCACAGTGGGAGACCCGCCGGCGGACCATGGCGGTGTACTTCGTCGGCTTCCTCGCGCTGACCGCCACCCTCGTCTGGACCAACCCGCTGTACGGCTTCTTCGCCTGGACGGGCTACCTGAACGTCCTGTACCTGCACGGCCGGTGGCGGCTGGCCGGCGCGGCGTCCGTCGGGGTGTGGACAGCGGTCTCGCAGGTCGGCGGCTTCACCGCGTTCACCGACCGGGACCAGTGGGCGACGCTCGCCGTCTTCATCGCCATCAACATCACGATCGGTACGGCGATGACGTATCTGTCCATCGTCACCAACGAGCACCACACCCGGCGCGCCGAGGTGGTCGCGCAGCTCGAGGAGGCCAACGACAAGCTCGCCGCCGCCCTCGCCGAGAACGCGGGCCTGCACGCGCAACTGCTCGTCCAGGCCCGCGAGGCCGGCGTCCTCGACGAACGCCAGCGCCTCGCCGGCGAGATCCACGACGTGCTGGCCCAGGGTCTGACCGGCATCGTCACCCAGCTCGAGGCCGCCGACCAGGCCGAGCAGCGCCCGGTGGACCGGCGGAGGCATCTGGACACGGCGAAGCAGCTGGCCCGCGACAGCCTGGCCGAGGCGCGCCGCTCGGTGCAGGCGCTGCGGCCCCGGCCGCTGGACGCGGCCACGCTGCCGGACGCGCTCGCCGAGGTGGTGGACGGCTGGTCGGCGCGGCACGGCGTCACGGCCCGCATCATCACCACCGGTACGGCCCATCCGCTGCTGCCGGAGATCGAGGCGACGCTGCTGCGGACCGCGCAGGAGGCGCTCGCCAACGTGGCCCGGCACGCCGAGGCCGGCCGGGTGGCGCTCACCCTGTCCTACATGGAGGACCTCGTGACCCTCGACGTGCGCGACGACGGCGCCGGCTTCGACCCGCAGGCGCCGCGGGAGGAGGCGTACGAGGGCGGCTACGGCCTGCGGGCCATGCGGGAACGGGTCCAGCGCATCGCCGGCACCCTGGAGATCGAGTCGGAGCCCGGCGCGGGCACGGCGATCTCGGCGTGCGTCCCGGCGATCCACCTGGGGGCCGCCGCGTGA
- a CDS encoding response regulator yields MIRLLIVDDHPVVRDGLRGMFAGDGRFEVCGEAADGTEALAVARAIEPDVVLMDLRMPGMDGVTTIRALREQGFTARVLVLTTYDTDSDVLPAIKAGATGYLLKDTPREELFRAVAAASRGESVLSPAVAGRLMGELRSPAREPLSQRELEVLGLIAQGCSNKEAASRLFISEATVKTHLLHAYAKLGVRDRAAAVAAAFAQGLLGNGQAFRGSPR; encoded by the coding sequence GTGATCCGGCTGCTCATCGTCGACGACCACCCGGTGGTCCGCGACGGCCTTCGCGGCATGTTCGCCGGCGACGGCCGCTTCGAGGTGTGCGGCGAGGCGGCCGACGGCACCGAGGCGCTGGCCGTGGCCCGCGCGATCGAGCCGGACGTGGTGCTGATGGACCTGCGGATGCCCGGCATGGACGGCGTCACCACGATCCGGGCGCTGCGCGAGCAGGGCTTCACCGCGCGGGTGCTGGTGCTGACCACGTACGACACCGACAGCGACGTGCTGCCGGCGATCAAGGCGGGGGCGACCGGCTACCTGCTGAAGGACACCCCGCGCGAGGAGCTGTTCCGGGCGGTGGCGGCGGCCTCCCGGGGCGAGTCGGTGCTGTCCCCGGCGGTGGCCGGCCGGCTCATGGGCGAGCTGCGCTCACCCGCGCGCGAGCCGCTCAGCCAGCGCGAGCTGGAGGTGCTGGGGCTCATCGCGCAGGGGTGCTCCAACAAGGAGGCTGCGTCGCGGCTGTTCATCAGCGAGGCCACGGTGAAGACGCACCTGCTGCACGCGTACGCGAAGCTCGGTGTCCGCGACCGCGCGGCGGCAGTGGCCGCAGCCTTCGCTCAGGGCCTGCTGGGCAACGGTCAGGCCTTCCGCGGCTCGCCGCGGTAG
- a CDS encoding VOC family protein, which translates to MTDLTTPPPQVWPTLRARDARALIQFLVDAFGFEETVVHGAGDRVDHAQLSWPEGGGIMLGSQRDEPDDSWPLRPGTFGAYVVTDHVDAVHERAVKAGAEILREPYDTDYGSHDFAARDPEGNLWQFGTYRGEPRKA; encoded by the coding sequence ATGACTGACCTCACGACGCCACCCCCGCAGGTGTGGCCCACGCTGCGGGCGCGCGACGCCCGCGCCCTCATCCAGTTCCTCGTCGACGCGTTCGGGTTCGAGGAGACCGTCGTGCACGGCGCCGGCGACCGGGTCGACCACGCCCAGCTGAGCTGGCCCGAGGGCGGCGGGATCATGCTCGGCTCGCAGCGCGACGAGCCGGACGACTCCTGGCCGCTGCGCCCCGGGACGTTCGGCGCCTACGTCGTCACCGACCACGTCGACGCCGTCCACGAGCGCGCGGTGAAGGCGGGCGCGGAGATCCTGCGCGAGCCCTACGACACCGATTACGGCTCGCACGACTTCGCCGCCCGCGATCCCGAGGGCAACCTGTGGCAGTTCGGCACCTACCGCGGCGAGCCGCGGAAGGCCTGA
- a CDS encoding helix-turn-helix domain-containing protein — protein MVDEYARARPSAPLRPHVSWYSGYRQAGVAAGTHRGLPSPYLTLIFTIDDPLVVAGHPDPRQSPGRYDALAGGLHLTPATITHDGFQSGVQVALHPLACRDLLGLPAAALAATDVDAAAVLGDEAVDRIREHLRAARGWAQRFAAVDEELRRRLGRGGAHPDVAYAFDRLLDTGGRVSVAALAAETGWGARHLTRLFRAETGLGLKAAARVVRFDRARRRLRPGVGLASVAAEAGYYDQAHLAREFHAFAGCPPSQWMAEEIGFVQAVEVAEDDHGGHD, from the coding sequence ATGGTCGACGAGTACGCCCGCGCCCGGCCGTCGGCGCCGCTGCGCCCCCACGTGAGCTGGTATTCCGGCTATCGGCAGGCCGGCGTGGCCGCGGGTACGCATCGCGGCCTGCCCTCGCCGTACCTGACGCTGATCTTCACGATCGACGACCCGCTGGTCGTCGCCGGCCACCCGGACCCGCGTCAGTCCCCCGGCCGCTACGACGCGCTGGCCGGCGGCCTGCACCTGACGCCCGCGACGATCACCCACGACGGCTTCCAGTCCGGCGTGCAGGTGGCGCTGCACCCGCTGGCATGCCGTGACCTGCTCGGTCTGCCGGCCGCCGCGCTGGCCGCCACGGACGTCGACGCCGCTGCCGTGCTGGGCGACGAGGCCGTGGACCGGATCCGGGAGCACCTGCGCGCGGCGCGCGGCTGGGCGCAACGGTTCGCCGCGGTGGACGAGGAGCTGCGGCGCCGGCTCGGGCGTGGGGGCGCGCACCCGGATGTCGCGTACGCCTTCGACCGCCTGCTGGACACCGGCGGCAGGGTGAGCGTCGCCGCCCTGGCCGCCGAGACCGGGTGGGGCGCCCGGCATCTCACCCGGCTGTTCCGGGCCGAGACCGGGCTCGGCCTCAAGGCCGCCGCCCGGGTGGTCCGCTTCGACCGGGCGCGGCGCCGGCTGCGGCCCGGCGTCGGGCTGGCGAGCGTGGCGGCCGAGGCCGGCTACTACGACCAGGCGCACCTTGCGCGGGAGTTCCACGCCTTCGCCGGCTGCCCGCCGTCGCAGTGGATGGCCGAGGAGATCGGTTTTGTCCAAGCCGTGGAGGTCGCCGAGGACGACCATGGTGGTCATGACTGA